The Malus domestica chromosome 13, GDT2T_hap1 genome includes a window with the following:
- the LOC103452647 gene encoding glycine--tRNA ligase, mitochondrial 1-like has protein sequence MSAASSLQSRAAGGTKPDIDAANEALNPMDEDLKVSSSVGALKVTRQVPSRQAMAKMLQERLFYIPSFKIYDGAAETAGLFDYGPPGVKLKNNVLAFWRQHFVLGENMLEVECPSVTPEIVLKASGHVDRFTDLMVKDEKNGNCYRVDHLLKDFCTEKLQKDLNIAEEKAKELKHVLALLDDLSAEELGAKIKEYGITAPDTSNPLSDPYPFNLMFQTSIGPSGSSTAYMRPETAQGIFVNFNYLYYYNGNKLPFAAAQIGQAFRNEIAPRQGLLRVREFTLAEIEHFVDPEDKTHPKFNEVAELEFQMFPREEQVSGQSARIIRLGEAVAKGIVDNQTLAYFIGRVYLFLTRLGIDEERLRFRQHLPNEMAHYAADCWDAEIETSYGWIECVGIADRSAYDLQAHSVKSNKDLMAHEKFSEPREVEELVISPVVKETGLAFKADGKNVVEALKAMNEKEALEMKADLEAKGEVEFYVCTLGKNVSIKQNMVTISYKKRKEHQRRFTPSVIEPSFGIGRIIYCLFEHSYYTRQSQAGDEQSNNLNVLRFPPLMAPFKCTVFPLVQNKEYEEVAKGISKSLTAAGISHKIDITGTSIGKKYARTDELGAPFAITVDSTTSVTIRERDSKDQVRVNLKEVVVVVKELTAGLKTWADVSRAHRVRRQSRLRNLLNKLCFPC, from the exons ATGTCTGCCGCCTCTTCGCTGCAATCGAGAGCTGCCGGCGGCACCAAACCGGATATTGACGCCGCAAACGAAGCCTTGAACCCGATGGACGAGGACCTTAAGGTCTCTAGCAGCGTTGGCGCGCTTAAAGTCACTAGGCAGGTGCCATCTCGTCAAGCCATGGCGAAAATGCTGCAAGAGCGGTTGTTTTACATCCCGTCCTTCAAAATCTACGACGGCGCTGCGGAAACCGCTGGGCTTTTCGACTACGGGCCTCCCGGCGTCAAGTTGAAGAACAACGTTCTTGCATTTTGGCGTCAG CATTTTGTTCTTGGGGAGAACATGTTAGAAGTCGAGTGCCCGTCTGTCACGCCCGAGATCGTTCTGAAAGCGTCGGGGCACGTAGACAGATTCACTGACCTTATGGTTAAGGACGAGAAGAACGGGAACTGCTACCGCGTAGACCACTTGCTGAAGGATTTCTGCACCGAGAAGCTTCAGAAGGATCTCAACATCGCCGAAGAGAAGGCGAAGGAACTCAAACATGTACTCGCTCTGTTAGATGACCTCTCAGCTGAAGAACTAGGTGCAAAGATCAAAGAGTATGGGATTACAGCCCCTGACACGAGCAATCCTCTGTCTGATCCCTATCCATTTAACTTAATGTTCCAAACGTCAATTGGTCCGTCTGGCTCGAGCACTGC GTACATGAGACcggaaactgcacaaggcatatTTGTGAACTTCAACTATTTGTACTACTACAATGGCAACAAGCTACCTTTTGCTGCGGCTCAAATCGGCCAAGCCTTTCGAAATGAG ATTGCTCCTCGCCAAGGGCTTTTAAGAGTCCGTGAGTTCACACTCGCGGAGATTGAACACTTTGTAGATCCTGAAGACAAAACTCACCCGAAGTTTAATGAGGTCGCGGAGTTGGAGTTCCAAATGTTTCCGAGGGAAGAACAGGTATCTGGCCAGTCTGCAAGGATAATCCGCTTGGGTGAAGCAGTTGCAAAG GGCATAGTCGACAATCAGACTTTAGCCTATTTCATCGGCCGAGTCTACCTCTTCCTCACACGGTTGGGTATAGACGAGGAGCGTCTAAGGTTCCGCCAGCACCTGCCGAATGAAATGGCGCACTACGCTGCTGACTGCTGGGATGCTGAGATCGAGACTTCATACGGGTGGATTGAGTGCGTCGGGATAGCAGATAGATCTGCATATGATCTTCAAGCTCATTCAGTAAAAAGTAATAAAGATCTTATGGCTCATGAAAAATTTTCAGAACCAAGAGAAGTGGAG GAACTGGTTATATCTCCGGTGGTTAAAGAGACCGGCCTTGCTTTCAAGGCGGACGGAAAGAATGTAGTTGAAGCACTGAAG GCCATGAATGAAAAAGAAGCTTTGGAGATGAAAGCGGATTTAGAGGCGAAGGGCGAGGTGGAGTTTTATGTCTGCACACTAGGGAAAAATGTATCAATAAAGCAGAATATGGTGACGATTTCAtacaagaaaaggaaagaacaccAGAGAAGATTCACACCCTCAGTGATCGAACCTTCGTTTGGTATCGGGCGGATCATCTACTGCCTCTTCGAGCATTCATACTACACCAGACAAAGTCAAGCTGGGGATGAACAGTCGAACAACTTGAACGTGCTCCGTTTCCCTCCTCTCATGGCGCCCTTTAAGTGCACGGTTTTCCCGCTGGTTCAGAACAAGGAGTATGAGGAGGTTGCTAAAGGCATTTCCAAGTCACTGACCGCAGCTGGCATATCACATAAAATCGACATTACAGGCACCTCTATCGGGAAAAAGTATGCACGGACTGACGAGCTTGGTGCGCCCTTCGCGATCACGGTGGATTCTACAACGTCAGTGACAATTCGGGAGAGAGACAGCAAGGATCAGGTTCGTGTAAATTTGAAAGAGGTAGTGGTCGTTGTGAAGGAGCTAACTGCGGGGCTTAAGACTTGGGCAGACGTGTCGCGTGCTCACAGAGTCAGAAGGCAATCTAGGCTTAGAAATTTACTTAACAAATTGTGTTTTCCCTGCTGA